In one window of Dokdonia sp. PRO95 DNA:
- a CDS encoding ABC transporter ATP-binding protein, translating to MITINNLSKSYSGVTVLNLEGFEIPKGQSFGLVGNNGAGKTTLFSCLLDLIQPTSGYIENSGVKVHESEDWKTHTASFIDETFLIGYLTPEEYFYFIGDLRGENKADVDALLATFEDFFNDEIIGKRKYLRDLSKGNQKKVGIVATLIGKPDVIILDEPFANLDPTTQIRLKGIIKQMAIDKEVTVLVSSHDLQHVTEVCERIVVLEKGELVKDIITSPATLKELEGYFAGNEVITGV from the coding sequence ATGATTACTATAAACAACTTATCAAAATCATATAGCGGAGTAACAGTTCTCAATCTTGAAGGGTTTGAGATTCCTAAGGGACAATCTTTTGGACTAGTAGGTAATAACGGCGCGGGAAAAACAACACTTTTCAGCTGTTTGCTAGATCTTATCCAGCCTACTTCTGGCTACATAGAAAATAGTGGGGTAAAAGTGCATGAAAGTGAAGATTGGAAAACACACACCGCATCTTTTATAGACGAGACTTTTCTCATAGGTTACTTAACACCAGAGGAATACTTTTACTTTATAGGAGACTTGAGAGGTGAGAATAAGGCAGATGTAGATGCGTTACTTGCAACTTTTGAAGACTTCTTTAATGATGAGATTATTGGAAAACGTAAATATCTGCGTGATCTTTCTAAAGGAAATCAGAAAAAAGTGGGTATTGTAGCTACACTTATAGGAAAGCCTGATGTTATTATTTTAGATGAACCTTTTGCAAATCTAGATCCAACTACGCAAATAAGGCTTAAGGGAATCATCAAGCAAATGGCCATTGACAAGGAGGTTACAGTACTAGTTTCAAGTCATGATTTACAGCACGTAACAGAAGTTTGTGAGCGTATTGTGGTGCTTGAGAAAGGAGAACTTGTAAAGGACATTATTACCTCACCGGCTACTCTTAAAGAGCTAGAAGGTTATTTTGCTGGCAATGAGGTAATCACAGGGGTGTAA
- a CDS encoding DUF5687 family protein, whose amino-acid sequence MVKQFISLEWKAFFRSASFQTNLALKILMIFGVLMMILYLGGAGVGLYFLLEKMDLEPFATVNMFMIYYVVGDLIIRYMGQKMPVVNIKPLLLLPFKKTKIVKFALGKTVLSFWNWMHAFFFIPFSIVLIAQDFNPLGVLAWHIAMFCFIYANNFINVFLNDKLWLVIGVGALFALLGAAQYYEYFDITAFTQPFFQGLYEVKWTVIFPIALLVVVATIAFKYFLARLYLDAGLAKKVSEASGGDLGWLDRFGKQSTFLKNDIRLIMRNKRSKTTVFMSMMFLFYGLLFFGVEVYSGPFWMMFAAVFVSGGFLFSFGQFVPSWDSAYYPLMMTQNIAYKEYLKSKWLLVVIATLISAILCIPYVYFGVDVLLAIIVGAIFNMGINAHLVLLGGAFIKTPIDLQSGKKAFGDKSSFNLKTLLVSLPKMLGPMALYAIGHFTVGPMLGYALVAIVGLIGFAFRDKVFDQIIKIYKSEKYKTLEAYKQTK is encoded by the coding sequence ATGGTAAAACAATTTATAAGTCTAGAGTGGAAGGCTTTTTTTAGAAGTGCTTCTTTTCAAACCAACCTCGCTCTCAAGATCTTGATGATTTTTGGGGTGTTGATGATGATTTTGTACCTAGGAGGTGCAGGTGTAGGACTCTATTTCCTTCTTGAGAAAATGGACCTCGAACCTTTTGCCACGGTAAACATGTTTATGATTTATTATGTAGTGGGTGATCTCATTATACGATACATGGGGCAGAAAATGCCGGTAGTAAACATCAAACCGCTATTACTACTGCCTTTTAAGAAGACTAAGATTGTAAAGTTTGCATTAGGTAAGACGGTACTTTCTTTCTGGAACTGGATGCATGCATTTTTCTTTATTCCATTCTCTATAGTCTTAATTGCACAAGACTTTAATCCGCTGGGAGTATTGGCATGGCATATTGCAATGTTCTGTTTTATATATGCAAATAACTTTATCAATGTCTTTTTAAATGATAAGTTGTGGTTAGTAATAGGTGTGGGAGCACTTTTTGCACTTCTAGGCGCTGCTCAGTATTACGAATATTTTGATATTACTGCTTTCACCCAGCCATTCTTTCAAGGGCTGTATGAAGTGAAGTGGACGGTTATTTTCCCTATAGCACTACTTGTTGTGGTGGCAACCATCGCATTTAAATATTTCTTAGCACGATTATACCTTGATGCAGGGCTGGCAAAAAAGGTGAGTGAAGCAAGCGGTGGAGATTTAGGATGGTTAGACCGTTTTGGGAAACAATCTACATTTCTCAAAAATGACATTAGACTTATAATGAGAAATAAACGCTCTAAGACTACGGTCTTTATGAGTATGATGTTTTTGTTTTATGGATTGTTGTTTTTTGGAGTAGAGGTTTATAGTGGTCCGTTCTGGATGATGTTTGCGGCAGTGTTTGTGTCGGGAGGGTTTTTGTTCAGTTTTGGTCAGTTTGTTCCATCATGGGATAGTGCTTACTATCCGCTCATGATGACGCAAAATATTGCTTATAAAGAGTATTTAAAATCAAAGTGGTTACTAGTGGTAATCGCCACTCTTATCTCTGCAATACTTTGTATTCCTTATGTTTACTTTGGGGTAGATGTACTACTCGCCATCATTGTAGGCGCCATTTTTAATATGGGAATTAACGCTCACTTAGTATTACTGGGTGGTGCGTTTATAAAAACACCTATAGACTTACAGAGTGGTAAAAAAGCCTTTGGTGATAAGAGCTCTTTTAATCTTAAAACATTACTCGTGAGCTTGCCAAAAATGCTCGGACCTATGGCTTTATATGCTATAGGCCACTTTACAGTAGGTCCCATGCTAGGGTATGCACTTGTTGCTATAGTAGGATTGATAGGTTTTGCCTTTAGAGATAAAGTGTTTGACCAGATTATTAAAATATATAAGAGCGAGAAGTACAAAACGCTTGAGGCTTACAAACAAACTAAATAA